From a single Candidatus Synechococcus calcipolaris G9 genomic region:
- a CDS encoding helix-turn-helix domain-containing protein, which translates to MALAPVVYIPTELETVLSRQSSRILSAHVPSGASLRIKLIESGGIEELVEIPATAYHLLVDILTQMAQGNAVTMIPVHAELTTQEAANLLNVSRPFLIKLLESGEIPYRTVGTHRRICCQDVMDYKQKTDLARSQALDELVAQAQELGLGY; encoded by the coding sequence ATGGCACTTGCGCCCGTAGTCTACATACCCACAGAATTAGAAACTGTCTTATCTCGCCAAAGCAGCCGAATTCTCTCGGCCCATGTTCCATCTGGGGCGAGTTTGCGAATTAAGCTCATTGAATCCGGTGGCATCGAAGAACTGGTGGAAATCCCCGCCACTGCTTACCATCTTTTAGTAGATATTCTCACCCAGATGGCTCAGGGAAATGCGGTGACAATGATTCCTGTTCATGCTGAACTCACGACCCAAGAAGCCGCTAACCTCCTCAATGTCTCTCGCCCTTTCTTAATCAAACTTCTAGAGTCTGGGGAAATTCCTTACCGTACAGTTGGGACGCATCGCCGGATTTGCTGCCAAGACGTGATGGACTACAAGCAAAAAACTGATCTGGCTAGGTCACAGGCATTAGATGAACTGGTGGCTCAAGCACAAGAACTTGGTCTGGGCTATTAA
- a CDS encoding PIN domain-containing protein: MAGNYTALFDACVLYSAPLRDLLMQLALADLFRGKWTNEIHDEWMRNLAQNRPDITLEQLKRTKNLMNTHVRDCLITDYEWLMPCLELPDPKDRHVLAAAIHGKVDVIVTFNLKDFPPKALAPHNIELQHPDDFLAFLIDLRPMKVVQALTIVQERLQNPPKTLEDYLNNLLGQGLPISVSMLRAIFYES, encoded by the coding sequence ATGGCCGGGAATTACACGGCTCTTTTTGATGCCTGTGTTCTCTACTCGGCTCCATTGCGGGATTTACTAATGCAGCTTGCTTTAGCAGATCTCTTTCGGGGCAAATGGACAAACGAGATTCATGATGAATGGATGCGTAATCTTGCTCAAAACCGTCCTGACATAACCTTAGAACAACTGAAACGGACAAAAAATTTAATGAACACCCATGTCCGTGATTGTTTGATCACCGACTATGAATGGCTGATGCCTTGCCTGGAGTTGCCTGACCCTAAGGATCGTCATGTTCTGGCTGCGGCAATTCATGGCAAGGTTGACGTAATTGTGACCTTTAACCTGAAAGATTTTCCACCAAAAGCATTAGCTCCCCATAACATCGAGTTACAGCACCCTGATGATTTTCTGGCCTTCCTGATTGACCTAAGACCCATGAAAGTTGTTCAAGCCCTTACAATTGTTCAGGAACGGCTACAAAATCCACCAAAGACTTTAGAAGATTATTTGAACAATCTATTAGGGCAGGGGCTACCCATTTCAGTTTCAATGCTGCGGGCGATTTTTTACGAATCCTAG